The Clupea harengus chromosome 6, Ch_v2.0.2, whole genome shotgun sequence genome contains a region encoding:
- the dbx1a gene encoding homeobox protein DBX1-A, whose amino-acid sequence MMIPSVFAPPAMYPGLMRPTAALHPSFQTTFPSQSGFMVDDLLRFGRPAAYLSRHVHAPSSSPSIPTTHSMSINHSLLERVNTTVARTHVSCNPKSSPASKDPAFLKFGVNAILAPSPKKASYPPCIQNLHPKAFSLPYVDGSFYPFVRSSYFPASSSVVPIPGTFAWPLAARGKPRRGMLRRAVFSDVQRKALEKMFQKQKYISKPDRKKLAGKLGLKDSQVKIWFQNRRMKWRNSKERELLSSGGCREQTLPTKTNPHPDLSDVGKKSSGEDDDEEDAFDRECPSAPDFCHSPATRALSSSVTSSMSSPSLSSKHSDFSDSEDEITVS is encoded by the exons ATGATGATCCCCAGCGTTTTCGCACCACCAGCGATGTACCCGGGTCTCATGCGACCAACAGCGGCACTGCATCCATCATTTCAGACGACGTTTCCCTCTCAATCCGGCTTCATGGTAGATGACCTCCTGCGCTTTGGCAGACCGGCAGCATACTTGAGCCGACATGTCCATGCACCGAGCTCGTCTCCGTCAATTCCTACAACCCACAGCATGTCAATCAACCACAGCTTACTGGAGCGCGTAAACACCACTGTCGCGAGGACACATGTCTCCTGCAACCCTAAAAGTTCACCCGCCAGCAAAGATCCAGCTTTTCTGAAGTTCGGAGTGAACGCCATTCTAGCACCATCCCCTAAGAAAG CGTCATATCCACCCTGCATTCAAAATCTTCACCCTAAGGCGTTCTCCCTCCCCTATGTCGACGGATCATTTTACCCGTTCGTCCGGTCATCATACTTCCCAG CTTCCTCATCCGTGGTTCCGATACCTGGGACTTTCGCCTGGCCGTTGGCTGCCAGAGGAAAGCCGAGAAGAGGAATGCTCAGACGGGCCGTCTTCTCTGATGTGCAGCGCAAAGCCCTGGAGAAAATGTTCCAGAAGCAGAAATACATCAGCAAACCTGACAGGAAAAAACTCGCTGGCAAACTCGGCCTAAAAGACTCACAG GTCAAAATCTGGTTCCAAAACCGGCGCATGAAATGGAGGAATTCCaaggagagagagctgttgTCTTCGGGTGGTTGCAGGGAGCAAACACTGCCCACGAAAACCAATCCTCACCCAGATCTCAGCGACGTCGGCAAGAAGTCCTCAGGGGAAGACGACGACGAGGAAGACGCGTTTGACCGGGAATGCCCGAGCGCACCAGACTTTTGCCACTCACCAGCAACACGCGCCCTTTCCAGCAGCGTCACATCAAGCATGTCGTCGCCATCGCTCTCCAGCAAGCACTCGGACTTTTCAGATTCAGAGGACGAAATTACCGTCTCATAA